The sequence below is a genomic window from Lolium perenne isolate Kyuss_39 chromosome 4, Kyuss_2.0, whole genome shotgun sequence.
ACTCGTATGCTCAAATCACTGGTGAGGCCTGATCCTTGTTTAGCCTCGAGTTATAATCTTGGATCTAGGATATATTCTGTGGTCATTTTATGATTTGAGTTTGAATCTGGGTCCTTAAGGTATTTTTATGGGGTTTGATTTCAAGTTAACCACGAAGGAGACTGGTATCCTTTTTGTTTTCTGGTTTGGTGAAATCATTTGGGTCACACTAGTGTTGCTTTAACCTTAAAGACAATGCGTAAGTGTTACTTCCTTGCTTAGGAACAGCATTTCATGAGAATACCATAGGTAATTGAGCTAGGGTTATTACCCTGGAGCCAGGGCTTGTAGTTCAAACTTATGATCTTGCAGTTGACTAAGGAAATTTTGGCTGAAAGTTATGATCTTCAAAGTGCGCGGTTAAAATTATGTTCACTGTTGTTGTTTTAGCTTGGATCTGGATCCTCTGGGTCATTTCTGGATTTGGGGTTCCAGGTAAGTCATGGAGGCGATGGATCCTTTGTTTTCATGAAATCATTTTAGTGACGTGTTTGTGTTGCTTTAATCTAAGATATTGTGGAAGTGCTACTTCTTACTTAGAAACACTACTATATGTAAACTTGTTATGAGCATTACTCATTTTTGATGATTCCATCTCTTTTCTGCATGGCCTTCTTCACACGAAATATGATCGTTTGATGCATCTATATACCTTGCTTAAGGAGCTTAATGAGTGTATGAACCAAGCCCATGACCAATCTGTTCTAACTTTATAGTCAAGTTTGAACAGTAGCTGCGCTCATGTATAATTTAGTTCAAGTACTAATTCCTTTTTCTACCATGTTTCTATTCGTAGTTgtttttttctcttttcttttcgcATGTGGAATTCAGTGGAACAAGAATAATCCTGGATTCTAACTTCTAAGCCGAGCCACAGTAACTTGATCTAATATCCATGAGTTAATCACACATTTTACCGTCTGGATTATCACCCTGTAATTTATATGATAAAAAATCAATGGTTTGTTCGAACATGGTTACTCTTCCAGTACCCAAGTTTTATGTGTACGATATATTGCTAGTCGGTGGGAAAGTTGTGTTTGATAAATGGTAACACACAACTTGGTTTTGTTCCATACTTCTGTTATCTACATCCAGATAAATGAAAGCAACTTATATGATTGGTCAATGTGTTTGCAGGCAGAGTCTGTGTCCTGCTACTGCAGGGTAGATGGAGGCCTTAAAACTGTTGTCAATGCTAGAAAGTTTGTCCCTGGTGCTAGGCTGTGCATGCAACCTGATGTCAAACTGAACAAGCGCAAGTCAAGGAGCTCACGCAAGGAGAGGTCCCGAACTCAGGCGCCACTTCTTCCTGGTCTTCCTGACGACCTGGCTATTTCGTGTCTCATGCGAGTTCCTCGATCCGAGCACCCTAATCTTCGTCTAGTCAGTAGACGATTGAGCCGACTTTTGTCCGGGAATTATTATTACTCACTGCGCAAGAAATTTGGCATGGCAGAAGAATGGGTTTATGTTTTCAGAAGGGATTGTGATCATAAGATATCATGGCATGCCTTTGATCCGGTGCAACGGCTCTGGAAGCCACTTCCTCCTGTTCCACCAGAGTATTCAGAAGCCGTGGGCTTTGGTTGTGCTGTTCTCAGTGGCTGCTATTTGTACTTATTTGGTGGCAAAGACCCAGTACGAGGATCTATGAGGCGCGTCGTGTTTTACAATACTCGGACAAACAAATGGCACCGAGCTCCAGATATGCTACGGAAGCGCCACTTCTTTGGCTCTTGTGTCATAAACAACTGCCTCTATGTTGCTGGCGGGGAGTGTGAAGGGATACAAAGAACTTTAAGATCTGCTGAGGTTTACAATCCTAACAGGAATAGATGGTCTTGCATTACTGAAATGAGCACAGGGATGGTGCCTTTCATTGGAGTTGTACATGATGGAAAGTGGTTTCTAAAAGGGCTTGATTCCCATCGCCAGGTTGTGAGCGAGGTCTATCTGCCAACAACCAACATGTGGTCAACCATTGGTAATGAAATGGTTGCAGGTTGGCGGAATCCAAGCATTTCTCTTAATGGACGTCTTTATTCAGCGGATTGTCGGGATGGCTGCAAGCTAAGAGTTTATGATGCGGACACAGGATTGTGGACGAGATTCATGGACAGTAGGCGCCATCTGCGCAGCTCACGAGCTTTTGAAGCTGTGGCTTTGATCTCACTGAATGGAAAGCTCTGCATTGTCCGTAATAACATGAGCATCACCCTTGTTGATGTCTCTGACCCAACAACAGTTATTGAGATTGACAGTGCCCGCATGTGGGAAATTTTTGCTCGGAAGGGCCAGTACAGGTCTTTCATGGCGAACTTGTGGTCGACAATTGCAGGTCGTAGTTTGAAGACCCACATTATCCATTGTCAAGTGCTCCAGGTTTGAGTATTTCTGTGTGTTAAGTGGAAGCATGTTCAGATGTATTTATTTTTGTCGGCAAAGATACTCTGATTTTGGAAGGATGTTCAAATACGAGTGCCAGTAAGACAGTACCCAGCATTGCACGAAAGAGATGACATGCTGCCAGAATGAAAATCAGCCAATACAGGTCTTCCATGGCAAACTTGTGGTCGACAATTGCAGGTCGTAGTTTGAAGACCCACATTATCCATTGTCAGGTGCTCCAAGTTCGAGTATTTCTGTCTGTTAAGTGGAAGCAGGCTCAGATGTATTTATTTTTGGCGGCAAAGATACTCCGATTTTGAAAGAACCCCTCAATTATATGTTCAAATATGAGTGCCAGTAAGACAGTATCCATCATTGCAGGAAAGAAATGGCATGCTGCCAGAATGAATACCTGTTGAATCTGTTAGTACAAATTCTCTGAGATATTGAGCAAGTTGCATGATATTTATCAAAGAGGAGACCAGAGCCTTGGTTGTCTATGAAAGTCAGGGTGGTTTGTGAGCGGAAGGTGAACCTTCCATAACATCAATGGTGTATAATTTGTCTTTTTATATTGCATTACAACAATATTCTGAATTAAAGTTTCGTCTATGAATTCGGCGATAGCTTTTATGTAGCTTTATCTACTTCATTCCCTAACTTCATTATAGAGATCCTGAGGAAAAGAATTGGGTTTTCACCGAGCTGAAACAGTATGCTGATGGTTCTACTAAACTAAAACTATTGTTTTTTTTAGCTATTTTGTCTCCTTATTCTTTGTTTAAAAAAAGAAGATTTAGTTATGATTGGAAATCAACTATTTTGTATCTTCAGCCCTAGATCATTTACTCATATTTTTAAAATGGGAATACTTAATCCAATACAAAATTATGAGTATGCACTTCCTTCTTTGGAAGGTAAACAGTGGGAGAGCTTCCAGCTGCATTTTTATTTATTAATGATATGGTACAAGATATTTACATGTAACCTGAAAAGTActgaaaaaaagaaaacaaaacttAGGTTTGCCAGCAGAAGGGTATGACAAAAAG
It includes:
- the LOC127292022 gene encoding F-box/kelch-repeat protein At1g55270, which gives rise to MAAPIPSKAESVSCYCRVDGGLKTVVNARKFVPGARLCMQPDVKLNKRKSRSSRKERSRTQAPLLPGLPDDLAISCLMRVPRSEHPNLRLVSRRLSRLLSGNYYYSLRKKFGMAEEWVYVFRRDCDHKISWHAFDPVQRLWKPLPPVPPEYSEAVGFGCAVLSGCYLYLFGGKDPVRGSMRRVVFYNTRTNKWHRAPDMLRKRHFFGSCVINNCLYVAGGECEGIQRTLRSAEVYNPNRNRWSCITEMSTGMVPFIGVVHDGKWFLKGLDSHRQVVSEVYLPTTNMWSTIGNEMVAGWRNPSISLNGRLYSADCRDGCKLRVYDADTGLWTRFMDSRRHLRSSRAFEAVALISLNGKLCIVRNNMSITLVDVSDPTTVIEIDSARMWEIFARKGQYRSFMANLWSTIAGRSLKTHIIHCQVLQV